The Chloroherpetonaceae bacterium genome includes a window with the following:
- the uvrC gene encoding excinuclease ABC subunit UvrC: MLDSDAVDIKESLPESLRLKLESLPVACGVYQFKDKSGEVIYIGKAKNLRARVLSYFRNQAEHNQKTRLLVSKIVDLDIILTSSEVEALILENNLIKQLKPRYNINLRDDKTYPYIVVTNEPFPRVFPTRTVRRDGSKYFGPYTESKQMRALLDAIGEIFQVRSCSLKLSEENIKAKKFKVCLDYHIKKCQGPCEGLQTQADYDAMIAEVKRLLSGKTREAMRSLETRMKEYAKALKFEQAAALKRQLEALKRYTERQRVMSTDDIDRDIFAIAVEGDEACGVLFKVREGKLLGSMHYYFSNIQDVPRPDLLTKLLEKYYLETTDVLPDEIFVPEMPSHFETISALLEKRLAEQGEQRKIECIVPQIGDKAKLVALCEANARHLLSEYLLQKQKRGEALAIPRSVYALERDLRLPKLPRRIECFDNSHFQGAEPVSAMVCFVDGKPKKSDYRKFKIKSVVGNDDFAAMAEVIERRYSGTLATELPLPDLIVIDGGKGQLSAAHEVLKRLRIDVPIIGLAKRLEEVFFPNESLPHNLPKTSSSLKLLQQVRDEAHRFAVSFHRELRSKRTLSTELTEIAGIGPRTAEKLLRTFGSVAKVRDASLADLEKVVGRKTAEAVRRYFDQAQNQAASSEEHFALQPNEFSDDHTDDNSANN; this comes from the coding sequence ATGCTGGATAGTGATGCAGTTGATATAAAAGAATCTCTGCCAGAGTCGCTCAGGCTGAAGCTGGAAAGCTTGCCCGTAGCGTGTGGCGTCTATCAATTCAAAGACAAAAGTGGAGAGGTAATCTACATTGGCAAAGCCAAAAACCTGAGAGCGCGTGTGCTCTCGTATTTTCGCAATCAAGCAGAGCACAATCAGAAGACACGTTTGCTGGTAAGCAAAATCGTTGACCTTGACATTATCCTAACTTCGTCTGAGGTCGAGGCGCTTATTTTGGAGAATAATCTTATCAAGCAGCTAAAACCGCGTTATAACATCAATCTACGCGACGATAAGACCTATCCTTACATCGTAGTTACAAATGAGCCGTTTCCGCGCGTGTTTCCGACGCGCACGGTGCGGCGAGACGGCTCTAAGTATTTCGGCCCTTACACAGAGTCCAAGCAAATGCGCGCTCTGCTGGATGCAATTGGAGAAATTTTTCAAGTGCGTAGTTGCTCGCTGAAGCTGAGCGAAGAGAACATTAAGGCAAAAAAATTCAAGGTGTGCTTGGATTACCATATCAAAAAGTGTCAAGGGCCTTGCGAAGGCTTGCAAACTCAGGCTGATTATGATGCAATGATTGCTGAAGTCAAGCGACTGCTTTCAGGCAAAACGCGTGAAGCCATGCGCTCGCTTGAGACAAGAATGAAAGAGTATGCCAAAGCCTTGAAGTTTGAGCAAGCAGCTGCACTGAAACGTCAGCTCGAGGCACTCAAACGCTACACAGAACGCCAGCGCGTGATGAGTACCGACGACATTGACCGAGACATTTTCGCAATTGCCGTCGAGGGAGATGAGGCATGCGGCGTGCTCTTCAAGGTGCGAGAAGGTAAGCTCTTAGGCTCAATGCATTACTACTTCTCGAACATTCAAGATGTGCCACGACCTGACTTGCTGACAAAGCTCTTGGAGAAGTATTACCTCGAGACCACCGATGTGCTGCCTGACGAAATTTTCGTGCCTGAAATGCCATCTCACTTCGAGACCATTTCGGCACTACTGGAAAAACGGTTGGCAGAGCAAGGCGAGCAAAGAAAAATTGAGTGTATTGTGCCACAGATTGGTGACAAGGCGAAGCTGGTGGCACTGTGCGAAGCCAACGCAAGACATCTTCTTAGCGAATACCTGTTGCAAAAACAAAAGCGTGGTGAGGCACTGGCAATTCCACGCAGCGTCTATGCACTGGAGCGAGATTTGCGCTTACCGAAGTTACCGCGCCGAATTGAGTGCTTCGATAACTCACATTTTCAAGGCGCAGAGCCTGTTTCAGCAATGGTGTGCTTTGTAGATGGCAAACCTAAAAAATCCGATTACCGCAAGTTCAAAATCAAGAGTGTAGTCGGCAATGACGATTTTGCGGCAATGGCTGAAGTAATTGAGCGACGCTACAGTGGCACACTGGCAACCGAATTGCCCTTGCCTGATTTAATCGTCATTGATGGTGGCAAAGGGCAGCTCTCAGCGGCGCACGAGGTTTTGAAGCGGCTCAGGATTGATGTGCCAATTATCGGCTTAGCAAAGCGGCTGGAAGAAGTGTTTTTCCCGAATGAGTCTCTACCACATAACCTGCCGAAAACATCATCCTCGCTGAAACTGTTGCAGCAAGTGCGAGACGAAGCGCATCGTTTTGCGGTGAGCTTCCACCGAGAATTGCGAAGCAAGCGCACACTTTCAACGGAGCTCACAGAGATTGCGGGCATCGGCCCCCGCACAGCTGAAAAACTCCTGCGAACCTTTGGTTCGGTAGCAAAAGTCAGAGATGCATCCCTTGCAGATTTGGAAAAGGTGGTAGGGCGCAAAACCGCAGAAGCCGTGCGACGATACTTCGACCAAGCCCAAAATCAGGCAGCTAGCAGTGAGGAGCATTTTGCACTGCAACCCAATGAGTTTTCAGATGACCATACTGATGACAATAGCGCCAACAATTAA
- a CDS encoding Uma2 family endonuclease yields the protein MTIAPTIKPPAERRKITVAEFAAMYQAGILSEDEHLELINGELITMAAMDAPHLAHVMRLARLLIVALRHRANVSVQSPIVLGEYSEPEPDVAVLRWREDDYCSGKPTAKDVLLVVEVADRSLLYDRETKLPLYAQHGITEVWILNLQAKQVEVYRNPQGSAYQEKQIFKPSDDLAMQAFPDLQFPVSEMFIAPKEHK from the coding sequence ATGACAATAGCGCCAACAATTAAACCGCCAGCGGAGCGACGAAAGATTACGGTAGCGGAGTTTGCGGCGATGTATCAGGCGGGCATTTTGAGTGAAGATGAACACCTTGAACTCATCAACGGAGAGCTGATTACAATGGCCGCAATGGACGCACCACATCTGGCGCACGTGATGCGTTTGGCAAGATTGCTTATCGTAGCGCTGCGACACCGTGCAAATGTCTCTGTGCAAAGTCCAATCGTGTTGGGCGAGTATTCGGAGCCTGAGCCAGATGTAGCGGTATTGCGTTGGCGTGAGGACGATTACTGTTCTGGCAAGCCGACGGCGAAAGATGTGTTGCTGGTGGTGGAAGTAGCTGACCGTTCTTTGCTCTATGACCGAGAAACCAAACTGCCACTGTATGCCCAGCATGGTATCACGGAGGTATGGATTTTGAACTTGCAAGCCAAGCAGGTAGAGGTGTATCGCAACCCGCAAGGCAGCGCTTACCAAGAAAAGCAAATCTTCAAACCCAGCGACGACTTGGCGATGCAAGCCTTCCCAGACTTGCAATTCCCCGTCTCAGAAATGTTTATTGCGCCAAAAGAGCATAAGTAG
- the argC gene encoding N-acetyl-gamma-glutamyl-phosphate reductase, which yields MSDVVSVSIVGASGYSGAELVQIFLRHSGVRIHKLFANASAGKHFAELYPRFRGQVELTLEPYSLDAACESQCVFLALPSGEAMHLVPELLLRGKKVIDLGGDFRLKEATQYERFYKHTHAAPNLLSKAIYGLTELNRAAIKNATLLANPGCYPTSIILPLVPLLKAKLIEPERITVVSMSGVSGAGRSASIDLHFCEVSESVKAYKVSEHQHLPEIEQALQEFSGQAVSVSFVPHLIPIVRGIYTTIHATLSRNATEEEIEQVYAEHYAGEPFVRFSKSLVPHVKGVAHTNCIDIGFKIRRETNQLIVLSAIDNLLKGAAGQAVQNFNLMFGFDETEGLQ from the coding sequence TTGAGCGACGTTGTTTCCGTCTCTATCGTTGGCGCATCAGGATACTCGGGCGCAGAGCTTGTACAAATCTTTCTGAGACACTCAGGCGTGCGCATCCACAAGCTCTTTGCGAATGCGTCAGCTGGCAAGCACTTTGCCGAACTCTATCCACGCTTTCGTGGGCAAGTGGAGCTCACGCTAGAGCCCTATTCGCTTGACGCTGCCTGTGAGAGCCAGTGTGTCTTTCTCGCCTTGCCTTCTGGCGAAGCAATGCACCTTGTCCCTGAACTCCTTTTGCGTGGCAAAAAAGTCATTGACCTTGGCGGCGATTTTCGCCTCAAGGAGGCGACGCAATACGAGCGATTCTACAAACACACGCACGCTGCGCCTAACCTTCTCTCGAAAGCCATCTATGGATTAACGGAACTTAATCGCGCTGCCATCAAGAACGCGACCTTGCTAGCTAATCCGGGCTGCTATCCGACCAGCATCATTTTGCCGCTTGTGCCTTTGCTGAAAGCAAAGCTCATCGAACCAGAGCGCATCACAGTGGTCTCAATGTCAGGTGTCTCGGGCGCAGGACGAAGCGCTTCAATTGACCTGCACTTCTGTGAGGTGAGCGAAAGCGTCAAAGCCTACAAGGTAAGTGAGCATCAGCACCTACCTGAAATTGAGCAGGCACTACAAGAGTTCAGTGGTCAAGCGGTTTCGGTGTCATTTGTGCCACACCTTATTCCGATTGTGCGCGGCATCTACACCACAATTCACGCCACGCTCAGTAGAAACGCAACTGAAGAAGAAATTGAGCAAGTCTATGCAGAGCACTACGCCGGTGAGCCATTTGTGCGCTTCAGTAAGTCGCTTGTGCCGCACGTTAAAGGCGTGGCGCATACCAACTGCATTGACATCGGTTTCAAGATTCGAAGGGAAACGAACCAGCTCATTGTGCTATCAGCCATTGACAACTTGCTCAAAGGTGCAGCAGGTCAAGCTGTTCAGAATTTCAACCTGATGTTCGGCTTTGACGAAACGGAGGGACTGCAGTGA
- the argJ gene encoding bifunctional glutamate N-acetyltransferase/amino-acid acetyltransferase ArgJ, with translation MSYAFQEIRGGVCAPKGFRAAGVSAHIRKPKKDIALIVSDTPASVAAVFTTNRAAAAPIAVCKAQLQKNQMCSAIVANSGNANACTGERGLSDAWRMVRETATALNLPQESVLVASTGVIGQFLPMDRISDGIRRAALQLAASPEASRDAAEAIMTTDTCPKEFAVSFTLGEKNVHIGAIAKGSGMISPKMATMLAFITTDIAMSPSLLQHALFEANTRSFNRISVDGDCSTNDAVFILANALAENPRIEQADSKEYHIFFAALQEVMTHLAKMIVRDGEGATKLIEIHISGAHSESEAEQAARSVANSLLVKTALHGADANWGRIMAAIGYSGIAFNPEKVSISFDDVAVLKPNFRIELDEARAKEVLSKPEITLHIDLGQGKSEVRFWTCDLSARYVEINGSYRS, from the coding sequence GTGAGCTACGCATTTCAAGAAATTCGCGGTGGCGTCTGTGCGCCGAAGGGATTTAGAGCAGCAGGCGTTAGCGCGCACATTCGCAAGCCAAAGAAAGACATTGCGCTCATTGTCTCCGATACGCCTGCGTCAGTGGCGGCTGTTTTCACGACCAACCGAGCTGCTGCGGCACCGATTGCGGTGTGCAAAGCACAATTGCAGAAAAACCAGATGTGCTCTGCAATCGTTGCAAATAGCGGCAATGCTAATGCGTGCACGGGCGAGCGCGGTCTCTCGGACGCATGGCGAATGGTGCGTGAAACCGCCACCGCGTTAAACCTACCTCAAGAATCGGTATTGGTGGCCTCTACTGGCGTGATTGGGCAGTTTCTGCCAATGGATCGTATCTCTGATGGCATTCGTCGTGCTGCCTTACAGCTTGCTGCAAGCCCAGAAGCCAGCCGTGATGCAGCCGAAGCAATTATGACCACCGACACATGCCCCAAAGAATTTGCGGTGAGCTTTACACTGGGCGAAAAGAATGTGCATATTGGCGCAATCGCCAAAGGCTCTGGAATGATTTCACCTAAAATGGCAACAATGCTTGCGTTCATTACGACGGACATAGCGATGTCGCCTAGCCTTCTTCAGCATGCACTCTTTGAAGCCAACACGCGCTCCTTCAACCGCATTAGCGTCGATGGCGATTGCAGCACCAACGATGCGGTGTTCATCTTAGCAAACGCACTGGCGGAAAATCCACGCATTGAACAAGCAGATTCAAAGGAATACCACATATTCTTTGCTGCGCTACAAGAAGTGATGACGCACCTTGCAAAGATGATTGTAAGAGACGGCGAAGGCGCAACAAAACTCATTGAAATTCATATAAGCGGGGCTCATAGCGAAAGCGAAGCCGAGCAAGCAGCGCGCAGTGTAGCCAATTCACTCCTTGTCAAAACAGCCCTGCACGGTGCAGATGCAAACTGGGGCAGAATCATGGCAGCGATTGGCTATTCGGGTATTGCGTTCAATCCTGAGAAAGTCTCTATCTCATTTGATGATGTCGCTGTCTTGAAGCCGAACTTCCGCATTGAGCTGGACGAAGCAAGAGCAAAAGAGGTGTTGAGCAAGCCTGAAATCACCTTGCATATTGATCTGGGTCAAGGCAAAAGTGAAGTGAGGTTTTGGACATGCGACCTTTCTGCAAGGTATGTGGAAATTAATGGCAGCTATCGCTCATAG
- a CDS encoding GNAT family N-acetyltransferase has product MTTQHESRYFVSTDKSLLDIDAIHGFLTNCHWAKGISRELVVRSIEHSLCFGVYEMWPDGARKQAGFARVISDFATFAYLSDVFILEEYRGRDLSMLLLEKIMSHPDLQGLRRWLLVTTYAHGLYEKFGFSAPAHPEKFMEIFIPNLYEREKALTALTVEEKIEVK; this is encoded by the coding sequence ATGACCACGCAGCACGAATCGAGGTATTTTGTAAGCACAGACAAAAGTCTGCTCGATATTGACGCTATTCACGGCTTTCTTACAAACTGCCACTGGGCGAAGGGTATTTCACGTGAGCTTGTGGTGCGATCAATTGAGCACTCGCTTTGCTTCGGGGTCTATGAAATGTGGCCTGATGGCGCCCGAAAGCAGGCAGGCTTTGCGCGCGTCATTTCGGATTTTGCCACCTTTGCATACCTCTCCGATGTGTTTATTCTCGAAGAGTATCGCGGTCGAGATTTATCTATGCTGCTTTTAGAGAAAATTATGAGCCACCCCGACTTGCAAGGTTTGCGCCGATGGCTACTCGTTACCACTTACGCACACGGGCTGTATGAAAAGTTTGGCTTCTCTGCGCCCGCTCACCCTGAAAAGTTTATGGAGATTTTCATTCCGAATCTCTATGAAAGGGAGAAAGCACTCACAGCGCTTACTGTAGAAGAAAAAATTGAAGTAAAGTAG
- the argB gene encoding acetylglutamate kinase, with product MTDYKTKEEVLIEALPYITTYENKTFVIKYGGAVMTDDALKQTFAQDVTLLKKIGINIIVVHGGGKDITEMAQKLGIESRFVNGMRYTDEKMMDVVMMVLAGALNKEIAGLITKHGGNAVGLCGVDSALLRARKLQGEIDLGLVGEIVQVNTAFLRLLMQNEMIPVVAPIGLGERGELYNINADVAATEIAVALRAEKLVYLSDTDGVIVDGALVPTLAKSEAQEWIEQGKIYGGMIPKVNSAFEAIEGGVNKVHFINGGIKHALLLEIFTNEGIGTEIINEDAPTTATSQRRRVQRILEGASR from the coding sequence ATGACCGATTACAAAACCAAAGAAGAAGTCTTGATTGAGGCACTGCCTTATATCACGACTTATGAGAACAAGACATTTGTCATCAAATACGGTGGCGCAGTGATGACAGACGATGCGTTGAAGCAAACTTTTGCGCAAGATGTAACCCTTCTAAAAAAAATTGGCATCAACATCATCGTAGTGCATGGAGGCGGCAAAGACATCACAGAAATGGCACAAAAGCTCGGTATTGAATCGCGCTTTGTGAATGGAATGCGCTACACTGATGAGAAGATGATGGATGTGGTGATGATGGTACTGGCAGGCGCACTTAACAAGGAAATTGCTGGACTGATTACCAAACATGGTGGCAACGCAGTTGGTCTCTGTGGCGTGGATAGCGCGCTCCTACGTGCAAGGAAGTTACAGGGCGAGATAGATTTGGGTCTGGTGGGCGAGATTGTGCAGGTCAATACTGCGTTCCTTAGGCTTCTAATGCAGAATGAGATGATTCCTGTGGTTGCACCGATTGGCTTAGGCGAGCGCGGCGAACTTTACAATATCAACGCTGATGTTGCAGCAACGGAAATTGCAGTAGCACTGCGAGCAGAGAAACTCGTTTATCTTTCCGATACCGATGGCGTGATTGTTGACGGTGCACTTGTGCCAACGCTGGCAAAAAGCGAGGCACAAGAATGGATTGAGCAGGGCAAAATCTACGGCGGAATGATTCCAAAGGTTAATTCTGCCTTCGAGGCAATTGAAGGAGGGGTCAATAAAGTGCACTTTATCAACGGAGGTATCAAGCACGCACTGTTGCTTGAAATTTTTACCAATGAAGGCATTGGCACGGAAATCATCAATGAAGATGCCCCAACGACAGCCACCTCGCAGCGACGCCGTGTGCAACGCATTTTGGAAGGAGCCTCAAGATGA
- the argF gene encoding ornithine carbamoyltransferase encodes MKSDFLSLQDIEGREELFHLFELCDALKADRTVKPLAGKTVALLFQKPSLRTRVSFEVGVVELGGYPIYLGQESVGLGKRESVADVARVLSRYNDLIIARLFDHSVLLELAEYASVPVINALTNHSHPCQVFADLYTMRQHGKLFEGVKVVFVGDGNNVVNSWLEMSMLYPMHFVLAAPPAYNPHVATLKAAMKAGVSKIEILEDPEAAVRDADVVYTDVWTSMGQEDEAEERRKAFRPYQVNARLLSLAKPTAILMHCLPANRGEEVTDEVLDGKQSVVFDQAENRLHAQKAILVTLLQKSVPKSSPRTASGKRKRLAAAE; translated from the coding sequence ATGAAGAGCGATTTTCTTTCCTTACAAGACATTGAGGGTCGTGAGGAACTCTTTCATCTCTTTGAACTTTGTGATGCACTCAAAGCCGACCGCACTGTTAAACCGCTCGCAGGCAAGACCGTAGCGCTGCTGTTCCAAAAGCCCTCGCTACGCACCCGCGTCTCGTTTGAAGTGGGTGTGGTAGAACTAGGTGGCTACCCGATTTACCTAGGACAGGAATCAGTGGGACTGGGCAAGCGCGAAAGTGTGGCGGATGTGGCACGCGTGCTCTCGCGTTACAACGACCTCATTATTGCGCGGCTCTTTGACCACAGCGTGCTGTTAGAGCTGGCTGAATATGCCAGCGTGCCCGTTATCAACGCGCTTACTAATCACTCACACCCTTGTCAAGTGTTTGCCGACTTATACACAATGCGTCAGCACGGCAAACTCTTTGAAGGCGTCAAAGTGGTATTCGTGGGCGATGGCAACAATGTGGTAAACTCGTGGCTGGAAATGTCTATGCTCTATCCGATGCATTTTGTACTGGCAGCGCCACCGGCATACAATCCGCATGTTGCAACCCTCAAAGCTGCAATGAAAGCAGGTGTGAGCAAAATTGAGATTCTGGAAGACCCCGAAGCAGCGGTGCGAGATGCCGATGTCGTTTACACCGACGTATGGACAAGCATGGGGCAAGAAGATGAAGCTGAAGAGCGTCGCAAGGCATTTCGACCGTATCAAGTGAATGCAAGGTTGCTCTCACTTGCAAAGCCAACTGCGATTTTAATGCACTGCCTGCCTGCTAATCGGGGTGAGGAAGTAACCGATGAAGTATTAGACGGCAAGCAATCGGTGGTCTTTGACCAAGCTGAAAACCGCTTGCATGCGCAGAAAGCAATTTTGGTAACACTTTTGCAGAAAAGCGTGCCGAAGTCCTCTCCACGCACGGCATCGGGCAAGCGCAAAAGGCTGGCAGCAGCAGAGTAG
- a CDS encoding MjaI family restriction endonuclease, protein MKKLELKDREIAELLDIDTPDFPKYVTQLLNLANQNAQGTRPKVVGQMSELIRSFRGNTLEEWERWYVEQYPEAIKHASEKILQMVENFKSALSQVDKEMVEKWVKDLVIVKTFIGLKFQSAILRKIAELKGVSYRTASPEEEAKGIDGFIGETPVSIKPKTYSIDEKRLPEEITVQMIFYEKTKSGLILYFE, encoded by the coding sequence ATGAAAAAGTTAGAGCTAAAAGATCGTGAGATAGCCGAGCTGCTCGACATAGACACTCCTGACTTTCCCAAGTATGTTACACAGCTCCTGAATCTTGCAAACCAAAATGCACAAGGCACGCGTCCAAAAGTTGTTGGTCAAATGAGTGAACTTATACGGTCTTTCAGAGGCAACACACTTGAGGAGTGGGAGCGATGGTATGTAGAGCAGTATCCAGAAGCTATTAAGCATGCTAGTGAAAAGATTCTTCAAATGGTTGAAAACTTTAAATCAGCACTTTCTCAGGTTGACAAAGAGATGGTAGAAAAATGGGTGAAAGATTTGGTGATCGTGAAGACATTTATCGGGTTAAAATTCCAGAGTGCAATTCTGCGGAAAATCGCCGAGCTAAAGGGCGTCTCCTATCGCACGGCTTCGCCCGAAGAAGAAGCCAAAGGCATTGATGGATTTATTGGTGAGACGCCTGTGAGTATCAAGCCCAAAACATACAGTATTGACGAGAAGCGTCTTCCCGAAGAGATTACAGTCCAGATGATTTTCTACGAGAAAACGAAAAGCGGTCTCATTCTTTACTTTGAGTAG
- a CDS encoding site-specific DNA-methyltransferase gives MTTHKIIFADSRRMLEVPNESVHLIVTSPPYWQLKDYGSPNQIGFNDSYEDYINNLNLVWKECYRVLHNGCRLCINIGDQFARAVYYGRYKVIPIHTEIIKFCEAIGFDYMGKIIWQKVTTCNTTGGAAVMGSFPYPRNGIVKIDYEYILLFKKGGAPPKVSREAKERSKLTPEEWNEYFSGHWTFSGERQDKHLAMFPEELPRRLIKMFSFVGETVLDPFLGSGTTSLAARRLRRHSIGYEVNEQFLPIIAEKLGIGQTDVFEQVSFEVLKPCREELDFSEHIKALPYVFKDPVKFDKKVDPRALSFGSRVSAEQIISPTEYLRLRTVLSPNLIELENGVVVRLIGVEAIEERAAEAMRFLEEKLRGESLFLKFDAVKYDENGTLLAYLYLKNKTFVNLHYLRTGLVRFSETFAIKYRDKLKAASPTGG, from the coding sequence ATGACCACGCACAAGATTATTTTTGCTGACTCTCGGCGAATGCTGGAAGTGCCCAACGAATCGGTGCATCTTATCGTTACATCGCCACCCTATTGGCAGCTCAAGGACTACGGCTCGCCCAATCAGATCGGCTTCAACGACAGCTACGAAGACTACATCAACAACCTCAACCTTGTCTGGAAAGAGTGCTACCGCGTTTTACACAATGGCTGCCGCCTCTGCATTAACATCGGCGACCAATTTGCACGTGCGGTCTATTACGGACGCTATAAGGTTATACCTATTCATACCGAAATCATTAAGTTCTGTGAGGCTATCGGTTTCGACTATATGGGCAAGATTATCTGGCAAAAGGTTACAACCTGCAACACAACTGGCGGCGCTGCAGTGATGGGGTCTTTTCCTTACCCACGTAATGGTATTGTGAAAATTGACTACGAATACATCCTGCTTTTCAAAAAAGGTGGAGCGCCACCCAAAGTGAGCCGTGAAGCAAAAGAACGCTCTAAGCTGACGCCAGAAGAGTGGAACGAATACTTTTCAGGACATTGGACATTTTCAGGTGAAAGGCAGGATAAGCACCTTGCAATGTTTCCCGAAGAATTGCCTCGCCGTCTCATCAAGATGTTTAGCTTCGTAGGCGAAACAGTTCTAGACCCCTTTCTTGGCAGCGGCACCACATCGCTTGCAGCACGCCGACTAAGACGACATTCTATCGGCTATGAAGTAAACGAGCAATTTCTGCCTATCATCGCAGAAAAACTAGGCATTGGACAAACCGATGTTTTTGAGCAAGTCTCCTTCGAAGTGCTCAAGCCCTGCCGTGAAGAACTGGATTTCTCTGAGCACATCAAAGCACTACCTTATGTGTTTAAGGATCCAGTAAAGTTCGACAAGAAGGTTGACCCCAGAGCCTTGTCTTTTGGCTCGCGAGTCAGCGCTGAGCAAATCATCTCTCCAACTGAATATCTGCGCCTTAGAACTGTGCTTTCACCTAACCTGATTGAGCTTGAAAATGGCGTGGTTGTGCGTCTCATCGGCGTTGAAGCGATTGAGGAAAGAGCTGCTGAAGCGATGCGATTTTTGGAAGAAAAACTGCGTGGCGAAAGCTTGTTTTTGAAGTTCGACGCCGTGAAATACGATGAAAATGGAACGCTCTTAGCGTATCTCTACTTGAAGAATAAAACCTTCGTGAACTTGCACTACTTGCGCACAGGACTTGTGAGATTCAGTGAGACATTTGCAATAAAGTATCGGGATAAACTCAAAGCTGCTTCTCCCACTGGAGGATGA
- the nuoD gene encoding NADH dehydrogenase (quinone) subunit D, whose protein sequence is MRHEFELTDGFETLAKPKLDPQSRLEARRKIYQALEDRDTTVMIDDDDPLESKIVLNMGPSHPATHGVLRVVLKLDGETVVAAVPELGYLHRAMEKLAENKTYHEWMPYTDRLDYMSPYSNNTALCLAVEKLGDFKVPERAQYIRTIGCELARISSHLLSVGSMLMDSGAVSMFLYTFEEREHIYNIFDLLTGARFTISHCRIGGVASDISHECVSYIKGWTKEFKKKLSEWRRLVERNRIFIERMEGIGYISKEDAIAIGLTGPNLRASGVQYDIRRAEPYMIYDRFEFNVPVLENGDCFARYQIRMMEMEESVKIIEQALRQLPRGDVRIDNAKQAYPWKGEIYHSMEALIHDFMMTHEGLQLPKGEIYHAIEAPKGELGFYIQSDGSGYPWRLKIRSPSFCNLQALPLLIEGGLLADVVVVIGSIDPVMGEADK, encoded by the coding sequence ATGAGACACGAATTTGAACTTACCGACGGCTTTGAGACCCTTGCTAAGCCAAAGTTAGACCCACAAAGTCGGCTTGAGGCTCGCCGCAAAATTTACCAAGCACTGGAAGACCGTGACACGACTGTCATGATTGATGACGATGACCCGCTGGAGTCTAAAATCGTGCTCAATATGGGTCCCTCGCACCCTGCAACGCACGGCGTATTGCGTGTGGTCTTAAAGCTTGATGGCGAAACGGTCGTTGCGGCTGTGCCAGAATTAGGCTACCTGCACCGCGCCATGGAGAAGCTGGCTGAAAACAAGACCTATCACGAGTGGATGCCTTATACCGACCGCTTGGACTATATGTCGCCGTATTCGAACAACACAGCGCTATGCTTAGCGGTCGAGAAGCTCGGTGATTTCAAAGTGCCTGAGCGGGCACAATACATTCGCACGATTGGCTGTGAGTTAGCCCGCATTTCATCGCACTTGCTTTCTGTTGGCTCTATGCTGATGGATAGTGGTGCCGTCTCAATGTTTCTCTACACATTTGAAGAACGTGAGCATATCTACAACATTTTTGATTTGCTCACTGGTGCGCGTTTTACCATTTCACACTGTCGCATTGGCGGTGTGGCATCTGACATCTCGCACGAGTGCGTCTCATACATCAAAGGCTGGACAAAGGAGTTCAAGAAAAAGCTCTCAGAGTGGCGCAGACTTGTGGAGCGCAATCGCATTTTCATTGAGCGAATGGAAGGTATTGGTTACATCTCTAAGGAAGATGCGATTGCAATTGGTTTAACTGGACCGAACCTACGTGCCTCTGGCGTGCAGTATGACATTCGTCGTGCTGAGCCTTATATGATTTATGATCGCTTTGAGTTTAATGTGCCCGTGTTGGAAAACGGTGATTGCTTTGCGCGCTATCAAATCCGAATGATGGAAATGGAAGAAAGTGTCAAAATCATTGAGCAAGCCTTGCGTCAGCTGCCCAGAGGTGACGTGCGCATCGACAACGCCAAGCAAGCCTATCCTTGGAAGGGCGAAATCTATCACTCAATGGAAGCCCTCATTCACGACTTTATGATGACACACGAGGGCTTGCAGTTGCCCAAAGGCGAAATCTACCACGCCATCGAAGCACCAAAAGGTGAGTTAGGCTTCTACATCCAGTCTGATGGCAGCGGGTATCCATGGCGGCTGAAAATTCGCAGCCCTTCGTTCTGCAACCTGCAAGCGCTGCCGCTTCTCATTGAGGGAGGCTTGCTGGCTGATGTGGTGGTTGTCATCGGTTCAATCGATCCCGTGATGGGCGAAGCAGATAAGTAG